GGCTCAATGACAGTCGACGTGCAGGCCACCCGAGACGTGGTCGACATCATCACCGGGGGATGGAGGGCACAGGCGCTCTACACCGCGGTCAAACTCGGACTGCCCGACCACATCGAGGCCGGCCGTGACACCGACGCCGAACTTGCCAAGGCGACCGGGGCGAACGAGCAGGGCATTCACCGTCTGATGCGCCTGCTGGTGGCCATGGGCATATTCGAGGGCAGCGAGTCCACCGGCTACCGTGGTACCCAGGTGAGCGCTGCCCTCCTCGAAGGCCCTCAGTCCCTGAGCGACATGTGCCTGCTGTACGGCGAGGAGTTCTACTCCGCGTGGGGTCACGCCCACCACGCCATCAGCACGGAGAGCTCGGGATTCGAAGCCGCCTACGGCCGGCCGTTCTACGAGTACCTGGGTCAGGACGCGGCCACCGCCCGCCGGTTCCAGCTCACCATGAACGCCGCGAGCATGTTCTTCCACCAGGTCCCCGAGGTCTTCGACTTCTCCGGCAAGAAGGTCGTGGACGTGGGCGGCGGCGGCGGGCACCTGCTCGCCACGATCCTCACCGCCACACCGGATGCCGAGGGCACGCTCTTCGACCGCGCGCACATGATGCCCAAGGCACGTGAGCATCTGTCCGCCACCGTCGGCCTGGACCGGGTGGAGCTGGTCGCGGGCGACATGTTCCAGGGCGTCCCGGCGGGCGGGGACGTCTACCTCCTCTGCAGGGTGCTGGCCGGTCACGACGACGAAGCCGTCGTCGGTGTCTTCGAGCGCTGCCGCCGTGCCATGGCGGACGACTCCGCACGGCTGTTGGTCCTCGACCGGTTCGTCGAGGACGAGAACTCCACCGTGCTGCCCGCCCTGTGGGACCTGCACCTCCTGATGACGACGGGCGGTGAACACCGCAGCGTCGAGCGGATCACACGGCTGCTGAACCGCGCAGGCCTGGAGATCGCCGGGACCGCGGAACTTCCCATGGAGACAACCGCCCTGATCGCCGCACCGCGCACCGCGTAACGGCAGAAGAGTACGCAGAGAACATGTCCGGGCGACGTCACCGATCAGAGCGGGACATAACCGCCGGGTGGTGCACGAGCGGCAGCACGAACAGGAGATCTTCGGTGCTCAAGCTGGCAACGATCGGCGTCTACGGCTTCGACGGCGATTCCTTCCTGGAACGACTGCGGCAGGCGGACGTGCGCCTGCTGTTCGACGTACGTCAGCGCCGCGGGGTGCGCGGACCGGACTACGCCTGGGCGAACTCACTCCGGCTGCAGGCGGCCCTCGCCGAGGCCGGGATCGGCTACCGGCACCACCGCGAACTCGCCCCGACCACCGAACTGCGTCACCTCCAGTACGCCGAGGACGACCGCCAAGGGGTCGGCAAGCGCTCCCGCCGCGAGCTCGCCGCCGAGTACACCCGCCGCTACACGGCCGAGATACTCGGCCCGGCCGACCTCGATCCGATCGTGGCGGAGCTGCCGAGCGGCGGCAGCGCGACGCTGTTCTGCGTCGAGCGCGACCCCGAGGCGTGTCACCGCTCGCTGGTCGCCCAGCGGCTGGCCGAGCAGCACCACCTCACCATCGAACACCTGAGGCCGCTGTGATGGACGACATTCTTCCGGCCGGCACGCCGCGACCGCGGATCGCGGTGTTCGCCGGACCGACGGCGACGATCCTGAACACACCGGACCTCGTCACCTCGAACAAGGCCCGCGCCCGCCACGGTCTGCCGCTCCGCCCCTCCCGGTTCGACATCCTGCGTCCCCAACGGCTCGCGGCGCCCGTGACGTTGTACATCGAGGCGTTCAGCGCGCACCCGCTCGAAAGGGACTCGGCAGACCTGTACGCCCCGCCGGACGGCTGGCTCGACGAGGACGGTACGTTCCACGCCGAGCAGCCGTCCGGCGACGCCACCCCGGTGCACGTCGTCGAACTCGACCCCGCCGACGGTCTCTACCCCCTTCCCTACATGGGGAGGCAGGCGGACGGATCCGCCTGGGAGGAGACATCGACGGCACCGTACGCACCACCGGAAGCCGCCCGGCAGACGTTCTACCCCGACGCCCGTCGCTTCTACGAGGAGATCGAGCGGTTCGGCCTCGCCGACCACGGCAACCCCGTCGAGCTGGGGTCCCTCGCCGACTTCGAGTTCTTCCGCGCCGCTCCGTCCGGCGGATACACCACGGGCCCCGAGTCCGAGCGCCTCGGGCAGGACTTCTTCGTCTACTATCCGTACCACCTCCAGAGCGAGCCTGGTCTGGCGAACCTCGCCCAGGCGACCAACCAGGTCCAGGCCGTCCTCGACACGGGAGAGTTCGCCGGCGTCCAGTGGCTCGAGGGCAGCCCGACCGTCGACGAGACCATGTACTGGCTCGGACTGATGATCGACACGAAGGTGCCGCTCGTCGGACACGCGGCGCAGCGCCGTCACCAGTCCCTGAGCGCGGACGGCGACCGCAACGTGGTGGACGGCGTGAAGTTCATCGCGTCGGGCGTCGCCCTGGACGAGCGCGGCGAGGACCGCGTCGGCGCCTGCGTGATCGTCGATGAACTCGTCTACTCGGCCCGGGACGTGACCAAGGTCGACGCCCGGCCGGGCGGATACGAGGTCACCGGCGGACACGGGGGAGTGGTCGCCGACCTGGGCGGCTACGGACCCCCGCAGCTCACCTACCTCCCCGTCCGCAGGCACACCCATCGCTCGGAGCTGCGCCTCACCGTGCTCCCCGAGCGGGTGGTCGGCGTGAGCGGGCGCCTGGGCTCCGGCGTGTCCCCGGTCGACGTCGGGACGAGGGACGCCGGCGGTCTCGTACCCGCCGCCATGCCGCACGTCTCGATCACCAAGTACAGCCGGTACGCCGCGACGGGAACCGGCACCGACAACCCGCCCGTCGCCGAGGAGGAGGTCGAGATCCTCGCCCGGATCGATGCCAACCTCGCCCACGCACCCCTGTCCGGTTTCGTGTGCGAAGGCATGTCGCCGTTCGGAATGGCCGACCCGACGAGGAACGCGGCGCTGAGCGTCGCCCTCTTCACCGGCATGCCGGTCGTCCGCACGGGCCGCGGCAACACCGGGGGCATGGCGTACCGCACCGACCCGACGTTCATCTCGGGCAACAACCTCACGGCCACCAAGGCGCGCATGCTCCTCATGGCCGCACTGCTCAAGTTCGGCGCCCTGCCCCCGGCCGCGGATCCCTTCGACCCGACCCCCGCCGAGCGTGCGGCCACCGAGAAGGCGGTCGCCCGGTACCAGGCCGTGTTCGACACCCACTGACCCCCGCCACGACGACCCGCGACACGACGACCCGGCGGCGAGGACGGCGCGACCCCCGCCCGGGCGTCCGCCGGACGATTCCCCGACAACCCCTTTCCAGAACGGATCCCATGGGCACTTACGCGTACGTGGTGGCCGATGTCTTCACCGACGTCCCGCTGGAAGGAAACCCGACCGCGGTCTTCCTGGACGCCTCCGGCCTCTCCGCCGAACGCATGCAGCAGATCGCGCAGGAGACGCACTTGTCCGAGACCGTCTTCGTCCTCCCCGCGGAGGACGACGGCGATGTGCGGGTCCGCATCTTCACCCCGGTCAACGAACTGCCCTTCGCCGGACATCCCACACTGGGCACGGCCGTGGTGCTCGGCGAGTCGCACGAGGCCAAGGAGCTCCGGATGGAGACCGCCAAGGGCACCGTGACGTTCGAACTGGAGCGTGACGACGACGGCCGGACCGTCGCGGCCGGCATGTGGCAACCCCTCCCCACGTGGGAGCCCTACGACCGCGCGGACGAACTGCTCACCGGTCTCGACCTGGTGACCACCGGCAGCACTCTGCCGGTCGAGGTCTACGACAACGGGCCGCGGCATGTGTTCGTCGGCCTGGACAGTGTGGCTGCGCTCTCCACCCTGGAACCGGACCAGAGGATTCTCGCGAGGCTGCCCGACATGGCCGCCGACTGCTTCGCGGGCTCGGGGACCCAGTGGCGGCTGCGCATGTTCTCGCCCGCCTACGGCGTGGTCGAGGACGCGGCCACCGGCTCCGCCGCCGGCTCGCTCCCGGTACATTTGGCCCGGCACGGACTGATCCCGTTCGGGGAGTGGATCGAGATCCGCCAGGGGGTGGAGATGGGGCGTCCTTCGACGATGCGCGCTCGCGCGACAGGGACGCCGGAACGGATCGACTCGGTCCAGGTGGCGGGGTCCGCCGTGGTCGTCGCCCGGGGCACGCTGTACGCGTAGCCGCCGAAAACGTATGAGTGACCTGTCCACAGAGGAAGGGCCGCACGTGCCCAGCAGAGCATCATCCCCCGCCGAGAACGACGGGCTGTTCGCGTTATCGACGCCGGACCGCACTCCGCCCGCCGAGCCCCTGGGAGCCGACGCGCCGCTGGCGGCACGGATGCGGCCGCGCACGCTCGCCGAGGTCGTCGGCCAGGCGCACCTGCTGCGCCCCGGCGCGCCGCTGCGACGGTTGGCGGAGGGCGGGGAGGTGGCGTCGGTGCTGCTCTACGGTCCGCCCGGCACCGGAAAGACGACCCTTGCGCGGCTGCTCGCCGACGTCGCCACCCGGCACTTCGTCGCCCTCTCGGCGCTGTCCAGCGGGGTCAAGGAACTGCGCGACGTGATGAACGACGCGCGCCGTCGCCGCGACCGCCAGACCGTGCTGTTCATCGACGAGGTGCACCGCTTCTCGAAGACCCAGCAGGACGCGCTCCTGGGCGCCGTCGAGGACAGGGTCGTGCTGCTCGTCGCGGCCACCACCGAGAACCCGTCGTTCTCGGTGGTGTCCCCGCTGCTCTCACGCCTGCTGGTGCTGCAACTCCAGTCCCTGACCGACGACGAGGTCCGCGAGCTGCTGCGCCGGGCCGTGAAGGACGACCGCGGCCTCAGCGGTGCGGTCACCCTGTCCCCCGAGGCCGAGGACGCCCTCGTGCGCCTCGCCGCCGGCGACGCCCGGAGCGCGCTGACCGCTCTGGAGGCGAGCGCCGACGGGGTGACCGACACCGGCGGCACGGTGGTCGACGTACCCGCGGTGGAGCGGGCCGTCGCCGAGACGGCCGTCCGTTACGACCGGCAGGGCGACCAGCACCACAACGTCGTCAGCGCGTTCATCAAGTCGATCCGCGGCTCGGACCCCGACGCCGCGCTGCACTACCTGGCACGCATGCTCGTGGCCGGTGAGGACCCGCGGTTCATCGCCCGGCGGCTGGTGGTGCACGCCAGCGAGGACGTCGGACTGGCCGACCCCACGGCACTGCAGGCCGCCGTCGCCGCGGCGCAGACGGTCCAGCTCATCGGCATGCCCGAGGCACGCCTCGCCCTGGCCCAGGCCACCGTGCACCTGGCCATGGCACCGAAGTCGAACACGGTGATCGTCGGGATCGACGAGGCCATGGCCGACGTCCGGGCGGGCGCCGTCGGAGAGATCCCCGCCCACCTGCGCAAAGGCCGCTACAAGGGCGCCAGGGAACTGGGCAACGCGATCGGCTACCAGTACCCCCACAGGACCTCCGAGGGAGTCCTGGAGCAGCAGTACCCGCCGGACGGCCTGGTGGGGAAGGACTATTACCGCCCGACGCAGCACGGCGGAGAGCGCGTCCTGAACGAGCGCCTCGCCAAGCTCCGCCGTGTCGTCCGCGGCGAGGAGAGATAGCGCCGGGAGCGCGCGTGGCCCGCGGCCTGCACGCCGGATGCCGACCTCACAGGGGAGAGGCCGGCGGCACCAACCTGCGTCAAGCGGCAGGCGGGTGTTCACGTGCCCGCTGCTCGTGCCGGTTCACCGGCACGACCAGCGGAGGCGAAGACGGGTCCACATCACGCGACGGCGGTGCCCTCAAGCTCGACCAGCTGGCCGGGGATCGCCAGACGCGTCACACCGAGCATGGTGGTGGTCGGCGAGACCCTGGCGGCACCCAGCCGACCCGCCAGCACACCGTAGTGCTGGAAGAGCGTGTCGACGTCGGTCGTGTAGACGTTGAGCCGGACGAGGTTCGCGAGGGTCATGCCGGCCTCGGTGAGCACCGCCTCGATGTTGTCGATGCTCAGCGCGAGCTGCGCCGCCATGTCACCGTCGTGCTCGGGCTTGCCTTCCTTGCTCATCGCGGTCTGCCCCGAGATGTAGAGGGTCCGAGAGTGCCCGGAGACGACCTCACCCTGGTTGAAGCCCATCTCGACCGACCACGTCACCGGGTTGACGGCGTTACGTTCCATTACCGACTCGCTCCATTCGGTTTATTGACACTACGGACGTTCAGCGACTCGGCAGCTGCCGGGCTTTGACGTCGTGCAACAGAGCCTTTCAGTAAAACGTGACATCTTCAGTCATGTATTTCGTAGAGTTTCCGCATGCGCGCCGACCGATTGGTTTCCTTGGTGCTCCTGCTGCGTCAGCGCGGTCAGATGACTGCGGAGACACTGGCTCGTGAGCTGGAGGTCTCCATCCGCACGGTGCTGCGGGACATAGAGGCGCTGTCCGCGGCCGGCGTCCCGGTCTATGCCGAGCGCGGCCGGCGCGGCGGTTTCTCGCTTCTGCCCGATTTCCAGATGGCGCTCACCGGACTGAAACACGACGAGGCGCTCGCCCTGCTCGTGGCCGGATCGCGGCGCGGCGCCCAGCTGTTCGGCCTCGGTTCGGCGCTTGCCTCAGCCATGCTCAAGGTGGTCGACTCGTTACCCGAGAGTCTTCGGTACACCGCGGCCGGTGCGGCACAGCGCTTACTGATCGACCCGGAAACCGACCTCCTCTCGCGCCGCGTGGCCGACGAGGAAGTGCCCGACGCCATCGTGGCCGAGGTCCGGCGCGCGGTGTTCGCCGGCCACAAGTTGCGCATCCACTATGCGGCGGTGAACCAGGCCCCGAAGTGGCGCACGGTGGACCCCATCGGCCTGGCCGCCGTCCGTGAACAGGGCTACCTGCTGGCCAAGAGAGCAGGCGAGGACCGCACCTACCGGCTGTCCCGGGTGCTGGCCGCCGTGGAACTCGACGAACCCGCGCAGCGACCGGAAACCGTCGACCTGGACCGGGCCTGGCAGGAACGTAACGCGCGCTTCCGCACCGGCGGTGACACGGTCGCCGTGCTGGTACGGGTGGACCCGGCGCGGCGGGAGCCCCTGGTGGGCACCGTCCTGGCCGTCTGCGCCGAGGAAGCCGACGCGGACGGCCGGCTGCGGCTGAACGTCATCTTCCAGGATTCGCGACACGCCGAATGGGCCCTGTGGCAGCACGCCACCCATGCGGAAGTCCTGGCCCCGCAGTGGCTGCGCACATCCCTGCACCACCGCGCCGCCGAAGTCGCTGCCCGCTATGGTCCGCCATCCTGAGCGGCGCTCAGCCACACCGCGGTACCTGCCGCTGACCGGCCGAGAGGCAGGTCCCTCCCTCGTGCGGGGGAGGACCGCCCCCCGCCGTCCCTCCTCAGGAGCACTGCACAACTTCGCTCCATGCCGTGACGGCCCGCACCCCTGCCCCTCCCTGACCTCCTGCCATGGAGCGCATGGAGAAGAAGGCCGAGGAGCCCGGCGGGTCGTCGCACGCCACGATCGAAGTCCGGGACGTGCACAAGCGGTTCGGCAACACCCGGGCGCTGCACGGGATGTCGTTCGTCGTGAGGCCGGGGCAGATCACCGGCTTCGTCGGGCCGAACGGTGCAGGAAAGTCCACGACGATGCGCGTGATCCTCGGCCTGGACCGACCGGACCGGGTCGGCGGACGCCCGTACCCCACCCTTCGCACCCCCTCGAGCACGTCGGCGCCCTGCTCGACGCCGCTGCCGTGTAGCCGAGTCGTACCGGCGGTGGCGACGCCTTGCGGTCGCTGGGTTCTCCGGCGGTGCGGTGTGCCCGTGTTTGGTTCGGGCGTGGGAGACGGGTGGGCCTCAGTCGCTGTTCAGCAGGCTGGGAGGCTCGTTTCGTTGCGGTGGGTGGGGGTGAGCCACACGGTGGACAGGTAGCCCTCTCTGCCGTCGGACCAGCGGATGCGGTACCAGAGCGTGCTGCTGTACAGGCCCGGGTTGCCGTCGTCGATCGCGTTGTCGTTCTGGCCGTTGGTGATGCGGTCGCCGGTGAGTCGGCAGATCGCCTGGGCGACGAAGCCGCTGCTCATCTCCGTTCCGTCCAGCTTGCAGCCGAGCTTCCGGCAGGAGCCGACGGTTCGGGTGGAGAGGTAGGCCGGGGTGTCCTCCCGCATCTGCTCGGCGCCGTTGGTCACCAGGTTCGACACGGTCACCGCAACCGGCTTGGGCGCTGCGGGTGGGGGAGTCGGGGTGGGCGTGGGCTTCGGGGTGGGTGTGGGCACTGGGGTCGGCGGGGT
The Streptomyces sp. NBC_01485 genome window above contains:
- a CDS encoding replication-associated recombination protein A; translated protein: MFALSTPDRTPPAEPLGADAPLAARMRPRTLAEVVGQAHLLRPGAPLRRLAEGGEVASVLLYGPPGTGKTTLARLLADVATRHFVALSALSSGVKELRDVMNDARRRRDRQTVLFIDEVHRFSKTQQDALLGAVEDRVVLLVAATTENPSFSVVSPLLSRLLVLQLQSLTDDEVRELLRRAVKDDRGLSGAVTLSPEAEDALVRLAAGDARSALTALEASADGVTDTGGTVVDVPAVERAVAETAVRYDRQGDQHHNVVSAFIKSIRGSDPDAALHYLARMLVAGEDPRFIARRLVVHASEDVGLADPTALQAAVAAAQTVQLIGMPEARLALAQATVHLAMAPKSNTVIVGIDEAMADVRAGAVGEIPAHLRKGRYKGARELGNAIGYQYPHRTSEGVLEQQYPPDGLVGKDYYRPTQHGGERVLNERLAKLRRVVRGEER
- a CDS encoding PhzF family phenazine biosynthesis protein, whose protein sequence is MGTYAYVVADVFTDVPLEGNPTAVFLDASGLSAERMQQIAQETHLSETVFVLPAEDDGDVRVRIFTPVNELPFAGHPTLGTAVVLGESHEAKELRMETAKGTVTFELERDDDGRTVAAGMWQPLPTWEPYDRADELLTGLDLVTTGSTLPVEVYDNGPRHVFVGLDSVAALSTLEPDQRILARLPDMAADCFAGSGTQWRLRMFSPAYGVVEDAATGSAAGSLPVHLARHGLIPFGEWIEIRQGVEMGRPSTMRARATGTPERIDSVQVAGSAVVVARGTLYA
- a CDS encoding asparaginase domain-containing protein, translated to MDDILPAGTPRPRIAVFAGPTATILNTPDLVTSNKARARHGLPLRPSRFDILRPQRLAAPVTLYIEAFSAHPLERDSADLYAPPDGWLDEDGTFHAEQPSGDATPVHVVELDPADGLYPLPYMGRQADGSAWEETSTAPYAPPEAARQTFYPDARRFYEEIERFGLADHGNPVELGSLADFEFFRAAPSGGYTTGPESERLGQDFFVYYPYHLQSEPGLANLAQATNQVQAVLDTGEFAGVQWLEGSPTVDETMYWLGLMIDTKVPLVGHAAQRRHQSLSADGDRNVVDGVKFIASGVALDERGEDRVGACVIVDELVYSARDVTKVDARPGGYEVTGGHGGVVADLGGYGPPQLTYLPVRRHTHRSELRLTVLPERVVGVSGRLGSGVSPVDVGTRDAGGLVPAAMPHVSITKYSRYAATGTGTDNPPVAEEEVEILARIDANLAHAPLSGFVCEGMSPFGMADPTRNAALSVALFTGMPVVRTGRGNTGGMAYRTDPTFISGNNLTATKARMLLMAALLKFGALPPAADPFDPTPAERAATEKAVARYQAVFDTH
- a CDS encoding DUF4186 family protein, which codes for MADEWDDRLDRIGRHPFRAKFRLRGRDRAMVDLRGITTVRKHAEDLIGRRLAPAEPCNDGRQTPYRGYPVFVAQHATATCCRTCLARWHGIPAGHALNDAERSYVVEMICRWIVRQYAPPAPAAVTRPRLHRSPTGGGREASCVTKRVDELWKTAAKWADRRGPGGPDGEGSMTVDVQATRDVVDIITGGWRAQALYTAVKLGLPDHIEAGRDTDAELAKATGANEQGIHRLMRLLVAMGIFEGSESTGYRGTQVSAALLEGPQSLSDMCLLYGEEFYSAWGHAHHAISTESSGFEAAYGRPFYEYLGQDAATARRFQLTMNAASMFFHQVPEVFDFSGKKVVDVGGGGGHLLATILTATPDAEGTLFDRAHMMPKAREHLSATVGLDRVELVAGDMFQGVPAGGDVYLLCRVLAGHDDEAVVGVFERCRRAMADDSARLLVLDRFVEDENSTVLPALWDLHLLMTTGGEHRSVERITRLLNRAGLEIAGTAELPMETTALIAAPRTA
- a CDS encoding helix-turn-helix transcriptional regulator, whose protein sequence is MRADRLVSLVLLLRQRGQMTAETLARELEVSIRTVLRDIEALSAAGVPVYAERGRRGGFSLLPDFQMALTGLKHDEALALLVAGSRRGAQLFGLGSALASAMLKVVDSLPESLRYTAAGAAQRLLIDPETDLLSRRVADEEVPDAIVAEVRRAVFAGHKLRIHYAAVNQAPKWRTVDPIGLAAVREQGYLLAKRAGEDRTYRLSRVLAAVELDEPAQRPETVDLDRAWQERNARFRTGGDTVAVLVRVDPARREPLVGTVLAVCAEEADADGRLRLNVIFQDSRHAEWALWQHATHAEVLAPQWLRTSLHHRAAEVAARYGPPS
- a CDS encoding DUF488 domain-containing protein, which translates into the protein MLKLATIGVYGFDGDSFLERLRQADVRLLFDVRQRRGVRGPDYAWANSLRLQAALAEAGIGYRHHRELAPTTELRHLQYAEDDRQGVGKRSRRELAAEYTRRYTAEILGPADLDPIVAELPSGGSATLFCVERDPEACHRSLVAQRLAEQHHLTIEHLRPL
- a CDS encoding RidA family protein: MERNAVNPVTWSVEMGFNQGEVVSGHSRTLYISGQTAMSKEGKPEHDGDMAAQLALSIDNIEAVLTEAGMTLANLVRLNVYTTDVDTLFQHYGVLAGRLGAARVSPTTTMLGVTRLAIPGQLVELEGTAVA